Proteins encoded within one genomic window of Babesia bigemina genome assembly Bbig001, chromosome : IV:
- a CDS encoding GTPase, putative, with protein MKSVVSDHPGTTRNAKHGQFFIKGKRISLIDTGGIDSLVYPFANRIQKTNGSHSLSRIEDDAVRAIKMSDMVLLVLDGQEGLTPLDTKIARKLRLWSKDTPRGFKINLVVNKLDREGSKDYYEALSTCLSDCYSLEMGEPVFVSAVERTGIKSLLDLISEALNIRDANRNLNLEDMALMANHHIDNERSAYNGVGDMSMTDADIDRSMRVFSPVSSSFKPHERWMRLLNSVCDNVPFTIADEGDFVVPPVLSPGEKIAQMYISKSANNRMFVDQSEGDTTVENSYNDIESTQPKIEETSSTMLPLRVVLLGSVASCQDTLARLLADSKINSTNVPEFIGDTLSPNWHQYYVEWGRDNCKLPITQPVELYSAAALNLGGSLGRVASMQTLALVRKADIIIMCVQNTDERHAWKVHLTKKECAWVSRIIRSHKPMVLVVPAQQPPKRKMELDLSSTGHEFDGIPILSLPMINAGLDNTTELTTPDVQHTALRRLRNEVLALARRSRQVIETSVLNNWLRKFLAKWPPPWHDGAKVNVKFAAQVRGNPPTFIMWSNVYGVFPQHYMRQIKRAISDEFGFKGVPLKFILRTTAEPKSTGRRHNLSWKRKLHSD; from the coding sequence ATGAAGTCCGTCGTTTCAGATCACCCCGGAACAACTCGTAACGCTAAGCATGGCCAATTCTTCATAAAAGGAAAGAGAATCTCACTGATAGATACAGGAGGCATTGATTCACTCGTATACCCATTCGCCAATCGCATACAGAAAACAAATGGGAGTCATTCACTGTCGAGGATTGAAGATGATGCTGTTAGAGCCATCAAAATGTCGGACATGGTTCTGCTTGTTCTCGATGGCCAAGAGGGCCTAACTCCCCTAGACACAAAGATAGCAAGGAAATTGCGTCTATGGTCGAAGGACACACCGAGAGGTTTTAAGATAAATTTGGTAGTTAACAAACTAGATAGAGAAGGTTCAAAGGATTATTATGAAGCCTTAAGCACGTGTTTGTCGGACTGTTACTCTCTGGAGATGGGAGAACCCGTATTCGTTAGTGCAGTTGAACGTACAGGCATCAAGAGTCTCCTGGACCTTATATCTGAAGCTTTAAACATAAGGGACGCTAACCGAAACCTTAACTTGGAAGATATGGCACTTATGGCGAACCACCACATCGACAATGAGCGCAGTGCGTATAACGGCGTAGGTGACATGTCTATGACCGACGCCGACATCGATAGATCCATGCGAGTTTTCTCTCCCGTGTCAAGCTCATTTAAACCGCATGAAAGATGGATGCGGCTATTAAACAGCGTGTGTGATAATGTACCATTCACTATTGCAGACGAAGGTGATTTTGTAGTACCGCCTGTATTGTCCCCGGGTGAAAAGATTGCACAGATGTACATTTCAAAATCGGCAAACAATCGAATGTTCGTTGACCAATCAGAAGGCGACACAACTGTTGAAAATAGCTATAATGATATAGAATCAACGCAACCAAAAATAGAAGAAACATCAAGCACCATGCTACCGCTGCGTGTAGTATTGTTGGGGAGTGTTGCAAGCTGCCAAGACACACTGGCTAGGCTTTTAGCGGATTCGAAAATCAACAGTACAAACGTACCTGAATTTATCGGTGACACCTTGTCGCCAAATTGGCATCAGTACTATGTTGAATGGGGCCGTGACAATTGTAAATTGCCGATCACTCAGCCTGTAGAACTCTATTCCGCTGCGGCGTTGAACTTGGGAGGTAGCCTGGGGAGAGTTGCATCGATGCAAACACTCGCTCTGGTGCGCAAGGCGGACATCATTATCATGTGTGTTCAGAACACTGATGAAAGACATGCGTGGAAAGTGCACCTTACTAAAAAGGAATGCGCATGGGTATCCCGTATCATCCGATCTCACAAACCAATGGTATTAGTGGTTCCAGCGCAACAGCCTCCGAAACGTAAAATGGAACTGGATTTATCTAGTACGGGCCATGAGTTTGATGGCATCCCTATATTGTCCCTTCCTATGATTAATGCAGGTTTAGATAACACAACTGAACTTACTACACCGGATGTGCAACACACGGCGTTGCGACGTCTCAGAAACGAGGTCTTGGCATTGGCAAGGAGATCTAGACAGGTAATAGAAACGAGCGTTTTGAACAATTGGCTGCGAAAGTTCTTGGCGAAGTGGCCGCCCCCATGGCATGACGGCGCAAAGGTCAACGTTAAATTCGCCGCTCAAGTGAGAGGGAATCCACCAACATTTATCATGTGGTCAAACGTGTATGGCGTATTTCCTCAACATTATATGAGGCAGATCAAACGTGCTATATCGGACGAATTTGGATTCAAAGGTGTCCCACTTAAGTTCATACTACGAACCACGGCGGAGCCGAAATCCACTGGTCGCAGGCACAACCTGTCGTGGAAACGGAAGCTACACAGTGATTAA
- a CDS encoding membrane protein, putative — translation MVRRECLITALVAVLGMLGNSHAFDMEAWANETPDTADIKNLGDKHMTDKAKDDYATALDITTENNSNSEVGDMDAVLKELQDQTLGGNIEGTQEATSGENVDNKKDVDVSETSKESEKSEQPRIEVPADDTDHAKIVSKEEYESNHKNAGLNEASVNITIPVDTSAAYSLIPTVPSDDSDATSGNNDAIIDVLEPSGQNMRLDTIAMIDETILKLDKRLRNFLDAVSAGAHDLDYYQRFLEHTYETFCREINGDLGQLDSVKSDADANGAPVNVQISAKMSSAIRESFDTKVEVLELAASEVAMQKSKEIGARTIHDALTNGLIAVKSTISSPGLTVHNEDAEMRNMNAIIARISKSLLAEIIKWTLNEERLKKKLFEEILKRNDFIKHNPTDNNGIDKLTQSIRDVAAKFHVAQNERTSSIQKQSGFKEYMDGMREDINTIQRLIDTYFATVHKGHAKALLQEANQELKKDSEAESGMRLRLAEGKMRNETNVNAEGTPEQLRCPGNYRPLHPDQPIADSNPCVRLDKWAAPQ, via the coding sequence ATGGTTAGAAGAGAATGTTTGATAACTGCGTTGGTTGCAGTGTTAGGTATGTTAGGAAACAGCCACGCTTTCGACATGGAGGCATGGGCCAACGAAACTCCTGACACTGCGGACATTAAAAATTTAGGCGACAAGCATATGACAGATAAAGCAAAAGATGATTATGCTACTGCTCTGGATATTACTACAGAAAACAATTCAAATAGTGAGGTCGGAGATATGGATGCAGTCCTGAAGGAACTCCAGGATCAGACTTTGGGTGGTAATATAGAAGGTACACAGGAGGCTACAAGTGGTGAAAATGTAGATAATAAGAAGGATGTAGACGTATCTGAGACATCAAAGGAGAGTGAAAAATCTGAACAGCCAAGAATCGAAGTTCCTGCAGACGATACGGATCACGCGAAGATTGTTTCAAAAGAAGAATACGAATCAAATCATAAAAATGCAGGGTTGAATGAAGCTTCGGTTAATATAACAATTCCAGTAGATACGAGTGCGGCGTATTCTCTTATTCCGACGGTGCCTTCTGATGATTCTGATGCTACTTCGGGCAACAACGACGCCATCATTGACGTCTTAGAACCATCAGGGCAAAACATGAGATTAGATACCATCGCTATGATAGATGAAACTATTTTGAAACTTGATAAGCGATTGCGAAATTTCTTGGATGCGGTATCTGCCGGAGCCCATGACCTTGACTACTACCAACGTTTCCTGGAGCATACGTATGAAACGTTCTGCCGTGAGATTAACGGTGATCTGGGACAGCTGGATTCGGTCAAATCGGATGCAGATGCGAATGGTGCGCCCGTGAATGTGCAGATAAGCGCCAAAATGTCCAGCGCTATCCGAGAAAGTTTCGACACCAAAGTGGAAGTATTGGAACTGGCAGCTTCAGAGGTAGCCATGCAAAAATCAAAGGAAATAGGAGCGAGGACAATTCATGATGCTCTGACCAACGGGTTAATAGCTGTGAAAAGTACGATTTCGTCGCCTGGACTAACCGTACACAATGAAGATGCCGAAATGAGAAACATGAATGCTATCATAGCAAGGATATCAAAATCTCTACTTGCGGAAATAATCAAGTGGACTCTAAATGAAGAAAGACTGAAAAAGAAGCTTTTCGAGGAAATTCTAAAACGCAATGACTTTATTAAGCACAACCCTACCGACAACAACGGAATAGATAAATTGACGCAATCTATAAGGGACGTCGCAGCAAAGTTTCACGTCGCTCAGAACGAAAGGACAAGCTCAATCCAAAAGCAAAGTGGATTTAAAGAATACATGGATGGCATGCGTGAGGACATAAACACCATACAGCGCCTTATCGACACATACTTCGCCACAGTACACAAAGGACACGCCAAGGCACTCCTGCAAGAAGCTAATCAGGAGTTAAAGAAGGATAGTGAGGCTGAAAGTGGAATGCGTCTACGTCTAGCAGAGGGCAAGATGCGAAATGAAACAAACGTCAATGCAGAGGGAACTCCGGAGCAGTTACGATGCCCAGGCAACTATCGTCCGCTACACCCTGACCAACCTATAGCGGACTCCAACCCTTGTGTACGTTTGGATAAATGGGCGGCTCCACAGTAG
- a CDS encoding cysteine protease 2, putative produces MSGTRSYMSNDDHHYICSDEVDRDTALIGTARRRRTCTGNKIAICVLSLAAIGAITTGIVLLIVRSTKDPEPPKLMGPRKLVEQRKEMYEEPTQPHGGCLTSSDLLEELNAFYELGGIGTYNDEELCRFVHFKRLEKRYNRRYTDVAARHAGFLNFRRNMAIVEEHKKKANATYTKGPNHFFDMDVKELASKLLHPIDVGQNFQEYGSLGEVIVTKDNQETYSLLKGHTDDPYAVDVGSKVSFENVNWRTPGAVSPVKDQGHCGSCWAFAAIGAVESLFRMEKQQYLTFSEQELVSCDLQSNGCGGGFSDFALEYIKKNGVTSSEDWNYEAINGECSAHHGIRYYIKDYVSARGANVASTLLVRAPTVVYVAFTEDLFHYSGGVYNGECPEEQLNHAVLLVGEGYDATVKKRYWLIKNSWGSDWGEDGFIRLERTDKGYDKCGVLSFGFIPTGAVLAH; encoded by the coding sequence ATGTCGGGAACCCGTTCGTACATGTCGAACGACGACCACCACTATatctgcagcgatgaagtTGATAGAGATACGGCTTTGATTGGCACAGCGCGCAGGCGCCGCACATGCACGGGAAACAAAATTGCCATATGCGTGCTGTCGTTAGCTGCAATAGGAGCAATCACAACTGGGATTGTTTTGCTCATTGTAAGATCAACAAAGGATCCTGAACCACCTAAATTGATGGGACCACGTAAATTGGTGGAACAGCGTAAAGAAATGTATGAGGAACCGACACAACCGCATGGGGGGTGTCTTACTTCAAGCGACCTTCTTGAGGAACTCAATGCGTTTTATGAACTCGGTGGGATTGGCACCTACAACGATGAAGAACTCTGTAGATTTGTACATTTTAAGCGCCTTGAAAAACGTTACAACAGACGTTACACTGATGTAGCTGCTAGGCATGCAGGATTTCTCAACTTTAGACGCAACATGGCCATAGTGGAGGAACACAAGAAAAAGGCGAACGCAACTTACACGAAGGGACCGAACCACTTCTTCGATATGGATGTTAAGGAATTGGCTTCCAAGCTGTTACATCCGATTGATGTGGGCCAGAATTTCCAAGAGTATGGGAGCCTTGGAGAGGTTATCGTAACAAAGGATAATCAAGAGACATATTCACTCCTGAAAGGGCATACCGATGACCCATACGCTGTTGATGTTGGATCGAAAGTATCTTTCGAAAATGTCAATTGGCGTACGCCTGGTGCAGTGTCGCCAGTAAAGGATCAGGGGCACTGCGGTTCGTGTTGGGCATTTGCCGCCATAGGTGCTGTAGAAAGCTTGTTCAGGATGGAAAAGCAACAATATTTGACCTTCAGTGAACAAGAACTTGTTAGCTGTGACCTGCAAAGTAACGGTTGCGGTGGAGGATTTAGCGATTTTGCATTGGAATACATTAAGAAAAACGGCGTTACAAGCTCTGAGGATTGGAACTACGAGGCGATTAATGGCGAATGTTCGGCACATCATGGCATCAGGTATTACATTAAGGACTACGTGAGCGCTAGAGGTGCAAACGTAGCTTCCACGCTTTTGGTGCGCGCCCCCACAGTCGTTTACGTAGCGTTCACAGAGGATTTGTTCCACTACAGCGGTGGTGTATATAACGGAGAATGCCCAGAGGAGCAACTCAACCACGCAGTACTTTTGGTTGgagaaggctacgatgCCACGGTGAAGAAACGCTACTGGCTTATCAAGAATTCTTGGGGAAGCGACTGGGGAGAGGACGGGTTCATAAGACTCGAACGAACAGACAAAGGTTACGATAAGTGCGGCGTTCTATCGTTCGGCTTTATACCAACcggcgcagtgctggccCACTAA
- a CDS encoding GTP binding protein, putative, whose protein sequence is MIIRSCRLFSGLFRCAIRPSCRLQRDFTSIRNVAVVAHVDHGKTTLVDGLLRCSGEQLTHSRAMDSHELEKERGITICSKVTRVEWSGHTFNIVDTPGHADFGGEVERILNIVDCVCLLVDIVEGPKPQTTFVLRKALENPDLKAVVVVNKCDRDCNKTRSDIENELFELFVDCGASDEQLEFPILFASAKENWVSSSYPVDRHQVSGTSKILECLSHVAPSPKVSKHTNFTLQVSLLDFEEGCALITGKINSGSIQKGATLHIKDCSNKLKGHTVVKDIFVAKHNGKVRLNGVAQVGDIVTIQCHKGITPEINDTLGDSTEFEPIPPVKISEPVISVLVSANTSPLAGTDGKLQTTAEIGKRLKHEAKRNLTLRIEETAGKDGYYIKGRGELQIGVLLENMRREGFEMTVSPLAAVTTVGEDGVEMEAVQQLVVLCPSEMAPNVVDLLASRGVEVLSYSDCRGGTEKITQLEFQGSTSQLLGLMIALRDITRGRGEISLTTVDYKPYEKDTRNLRKNGSLISSCMGVATPFGLEPAMSKGTLFISEGTRVYEGMVIGESGTDKDIHLNVVRTKPVTGMRNKGGEQIIKIVCKQLTVEQALAYLSRDEQLELTPKRIVIRKKVLNKR, encoded by the exons ATGATAATCCGCTCGTGCAGGTTGTTTTCTGGGCTTTTTAGGTGTGCCATCAGGCCCTCATGTAGGCTCCAGCGCGATTTCACTTCCATACGGAATGTTGCAGTCGTGGCACATGTGGATCATGGCAAGACGACACTCGTCGACGGGCTTCTACGCTGTAGCGGCGAACAATTGACGCACAGTCGTGCCATGGACAGCCACGAACTAGAGAAGGAGAGAGGCATCACCATATGTTCTAAGGTGACTCGAGTTGAATGGTCTGGCCATACGTTCAACATTGTAGACACGCCCGGCCACGCGGATTTCGGAGGAGAGGTAGAACGTATACTGAACATTGTAGACTGTGTATGCCTTCTGGTAGATATCGTGGAAGGGCCAAAACCTCAGACGACATTCGTGTTGCGCAAGGCGCTGGAGAACCCGGATCTTAAGGCGGTTGTTGTGGTCAATAAATGTGACCGCGACTGTAACAAAACGCGGAGTGACATAGAAAATGAACTCTTCGAACTGTTTGTAGACTGCGGAGCTTCAGACGAACAACTTGAGTTCCCGATTCTTTTTGCGTCGGCAAAGGAAAATTGGGTCTCATCGTCTTACCCGGTCGACCGACACCAAGTGTCAGGGACATCAAAGATTCTTGAATGCTTATCGCATGTGGCGCCGTCGCCTAAGGTGTCGAAGCACACAAATTTCACGCTACAGGTATCGCTGCTCGATTTCGAAGAGGGCTGTGCACTTATAACCGGTAAGATTAACAGCGGCAGCATTCAGAAGGGTGCAACGCTGCATATAAAGGACTGTAGCAACAAGTTGAAGGGGCACACTGTGGTTAAGGATATCTTTGTAGCAAAGCACAATGGAAAGGTAAGGTTGAACGGTGTTGCGCAGGTGGGTGACATTGTCACCATACAGTGCCATAAGGGCATTACTCCCGAAATAAATGACACGCTGGGAGATTCCACAGAGTTTGAACCTATCCCGCCGGTTAAAATCTCCGAACCGGTTATTTCCGTGCTTGTATCTGCAAATACCAGCCCATTGGCAGGAACTGATGGCAAGTTGCAGACCACAGCCGAAATTGGAAAAAGGCTGAAGCATGAAGCTAAGCGTAATCTCACCTTACGTATAGAAGAAACTGCGGGAAAAGATGGCTACTATATTAAGGGGCGCGGAGAACTACAGATCGGGGTCCTTCTGGAAAATATGCGACGCGAAGGATTCGAGATGACCGTATCGCCGCTTGCTGCGGTCACCACCGTGGGTGAAGATGGGGTAGAAATGGAGGCGGTGCAACAACTAGTTGTTCTGTGCCCAAGTGAAATGGCGCCAAATGTAGTAGACCTACTCGCGTCACGCGGTGTCGAGGTCTTATCATATTCAG ACTGTCGCGGAGGGACTGAGAAAATAACGCAGCTGGAATTTCAAGGTTCAACGTCACAGTTGCTTGGTTTGATGATTGCCCTGCGTGACATTACACGAGGGCGCGGAGAGATATCTTTGACTACAGTTGACTACAAACCTTACGAAAAAGACACACGGAATCTGCGAAAGAACGGCTCACTTATATCGAGCTGTATGGGTGTCGCTACTCCGTTTGGACTCGAACCTGCTATGTCTAAGGGCACACTCTTTATCTCAGAAGGAACCCGTGTCTACGAGGGGATGGTAATCGGGGAATCCGGTACCGACAAAGACATTCACCTTAACGTCGTTAGAACCAAACCCGTCACGGGAATGCGCAACAAAGGCGGAGAGCAAATCATAAAGATCGTCTGCAAGCAGCTTACTGTGGAACAAGCTCTGGCGTATCTAAGCCGAGATGAGCAATTAGAGCTCACACCCAAGAGAATCGTTATCCGTAAAAAGGTGTTAAATAAACGTTAA
- a CDS encoding ATP binding protein, putative yields the protein MRYAQIVVGPAGSGKTTYCKALQDYLTACRRRCHIINLDPATEEYIRFEDVNSRKNNAADNDECSIFDTDIRDFVDIGAVIEEDELGPNAALVRSAEMLTDNIEWLAEQIEETYSDESYLLFDTPGQVELFVHLQYVKSISQLLNRLNINAVAVFLLDVSFMTDPTKLIAGSMAGLAAMANLHMPHLNVLTKCDLLYETDGSGDFTLKPFADITSSTFGLSSRDLAFQKKIFSKANPSKDEEEAYAEDLDDKEDELDSTVDYETLCGMINRGPDELLGALDSHLPQKFKGLNSAFVSLLEDFNLVSFIPLNINDEASLEQIVVATDASLQYGEDAEPRTNFDMYGD from the exons ATGCGTTACGCACAGATAGTAGTCGGTCCGGCCGGTAGTGGCAAGACCACATATTGCAAAGCGCTTCAGGACTACTTGACGGCCTGCCGAAGGCGCTGCCACATCATCAACCTCGACCCTGCCACCGAGGAGTATATACGCTTTGAAGATGTTAACAGTCGAAAGAATAATGCGGCAGATAACGACG aatgTAGTATATTCGATACCGATATTCGAGATTTTGTCGACATAGGTGCCGTAATAGAAGAGGATGAGCTCGGACCAAATGCAGCCTTGGTAAGGAGTGCAGAAATGCTCACGGACAACATCGAATGGCTGGCGGAACAGATAGAAGAGACTTACAGCGACGAGTCATACCTACTTTTCGATACGCCTGGGCAGGTGGAGCTATTCGTACACCTGCAGTATGTCAAGAGCATATCGCAATTGTTGAATAGGCTTAACATCAACGCTGTGGCCGTATTCCTCTTGGATGTCAGCTTCATGACAGACCCGACCAAACTTATCGCAGGGTCCATGGCAGGGCTTGCAGCCATGGCCAACCTACATATGCCTCATCTAAATGTGCTTACAAAATGCGATCTACTCTATGAAACAGACGGAAGCGGTGATTTCACGTTGAAACCATTCGCCGATATCACAAGCAGCACCTTTGGACTCTCATCGAGGGACCTCGCCTTTCAAAAAAAAATATTCTCCAAAGCAAACCCAAGCAAAGACGAAGAAGAAGCATACGCCGAGGATCTGGATGACAAAGAAGATGAGCTCGATTCCACTGTTGATTACGAAACACTCTGTGGCATGATAAACCGCGGGCCAGACGAACTGCTAGGTGCACTGGACAGCCACTTGCCACAAAAATTCAAGGGATTGAATTCGGCATTCGTGTCTTTGCTGGAGGACTTCAACCTTGTAAGCTTCATACCGCTTAACATAAATGATGAGGCGTCGCTTGAGCAAATAGTGGTTGCGACAGATGCGTCATTGCAATACGGGGAGGACGCAGAACCGCGGACCAATTTCGACATGTATGGAGACTAA
- a CDS encoding RNA helicase, putative → MARTALAGAIAALTSNTSNHVDRCLARCITPFPADVRIWGSSLVQLNPRPSPLLIRKILQAFTRRFKRVTLVANGRKVYANGIQLSSLRPQLAGGDLFIAAPQQSGKTLLYLLPEAIRRSYIKSGDVDKAAHKTLVLLPTVDLVLLGSRNAAGVLRQTCSVLALYYKDVLSGQHKSLIPRSDVIYTTPQCALKAMLATPALFEDVKTLVLDEAQRLLKAQSLSTVLRLKALLKPHIQTIVLAPRNDNILRERVSRALRVDMKVISFCPEHDGSPVTRHIWGPQRSAFFDVVMKSNANVNTPILPMPAIEQKAQEHKKRIVDHCRTKELFIDHRYRCEFVLYDPSKLCQMIHATLTKGAKAVFFYPTVRMAQFCYIYFKHCLKVKRPMYALHGGLSQEKRRYTIDVFSSVDDGVLFCTDIASLGLNLGDVDFVAHVGAPESVEVLADRVGMVKTKEYECSNLLLLHDLDAHVLYEASQLNCDIQPTKCSPDQSTKFDVPRSWVDNPCYSASCELMYRSLLGYYCNHAMRLKFERWQVPSLVCEIVRSFGCTDTFSVSHQFASRLQLWDAPGLVIDRQSKRKTELQAAAAGYPGFKSRAIQTNTTQVDELYRTPLPIMDVANSRDSLIDAPTATACQEA, encoded by the coding sequence ATGGCTCGGACGGCCTTAGCAGGAGCTATAGCGGCGTTGACATCAAACACGTCCAACCATGTAGACAGGTGCTTAGCAAGGTGCATCACTCCCTTTCCAGCTGATGTTCGTATTTGGGGTTCCTCACTGGTACAATTGAATCCACGGCCGTCGCCTTTGTTAATTCGTAAAATCCTACAAGCTTTTACGAGGAGGTTCAAGCGGGTGACACTGGTTGCAAATGGTCGCAAAGTGTACGCAAACGGAATACAGCTCAGCTCACTTAGACCTCAGCTTGCGGGCGGTGACCTATTTATAGCAGCACCTCAGCAGAGTGGCAAGACATTGCTCTATCTCCTGCCGGAGGCGATCCGTCGTTCTTACATAAAAAGCGGAGATGTAGATAAAGCGGCGCATAAAACACTGGTTTTGCTGCCCACGGTAGACCTTGTATTGTTAGGCAGCAGAAACGCAGCTGGAGTTCTACGGCAAACATGCAGCGTGCTTGCCCTGTACTATAAGGATGTCTTAAGCGGTCAACACAAGAGTCTAATACCGAGATCCGACGTTATATACACAACGCCGCAATGCGCACTCAAGGCTATGCTGGCGACTCCGGCTCTCTTTGAAGATGTCAAAACACTGGTTCTTGATGAAGCACAACGACTCCTGAAGGCACAATCATTGTCAACCGTTCTGAGGTTaaaggcgctgctgaaaCCGCATATTCAGACCATTGTCTTGGCGCCGCGTAATGACAATATTCTCAGAGAACGAGTTAGCAGAGCATTAAGGGTGGATATGAAGGTTATCTCGTTCTGCCCGGAACATGACGGATCACCAGTGACACGGCATATATGGGGTCCACAGCGTAGCGCCTTCTTCGATGTTGTGATGAAGTCCAACGCTAACGTAAATACGCCCATATTGCCAATGCCTGCAATAGAGCAAAAGGCGCAAGAGCACAAGAAACGCATTGTGGACCATTGCAGGACAAAGGAGCTATTTATCGACCACCGTTACCGATGCGAGTTTGTTCTCTACGATCCATCAAAACTATGTCAAATGATACATGCGACCTTAACCAAAGGAGCTAAAGCCGTTTTCTTCTACCCCACCGTGAGAATGGCGCAGTTCTGCTACATCTACTTTAAACACTGTCTGAAAGTCAAGAGACCAATGTACGCACTACATGGAGGATTATCGCAAGAGAAAAGACGATATACAATAGATGTATTCTCGTCTGTAGACGATGGGGTGCTGTTTTGCACAGACATAGCGTCATTGGGCTTAAATCTTGGTGACGTCGATTTCGTTGCACATGTCGGCGCACCGGAATCCGTTGAAGTATTGGCTGATCGCGTTGGAATGGTGAAAACGAAGGAGTATGAATGTAGTAATTTGTTATTACTCCACGATCTCGATGCTCATGTTCTCTACGAAGCATCACAGCTGAATTGCGACATACAGCCAACGAAGTGTAGTCCTGACCAGAGCACTAAGTTTGATGTGCCACGATCGTGGGTTGATAATCCATGTTACAGCGCTTCTTGCGAACTTATGTACAGATCCCTGCTAGGGTATTACTGCAACCACGCCATGCGGCTGAAATTCGAACGCTGGCAAGTGCCCAGTCTTGTCTGCGAAATTGTGCGTTCGTTCGGTTGTACAGATACATTTAGTGTGAGCCATCAGTTTGCATCCAGGCTCCAATTGTGGGACGCGCCAGGGCTGGTGATAGATAGACAATCGAAGCGCAAAACAGAACTAcaggcagcagcagccggcTATCCTGGATTTAAATCGAGAGCCATTCAGACGAACACTACGCAAGTAGACGAACTATACAGAACACCTCTCCCAATAATGGATGTGGCAAATAGCCGTGACAGCCTAATAGACGCTCCGACGGCAACAGCATGCCAAGAAGCCTAA
- a CDS encoding -3-hydroxyisobutyryl-CoA hydrolase-like protein 1, mitochondrial → MGFLFSIYSGISQINSLYRRLADLETNVYKRFVVLTSMSRDIFSKGLNSLEINMFKEALQLLSNHKNGAVLYGVIQRALDDYLSNICDLSYLIQSYQKPLVSYANGTVGGFATSLVSLANVSACHKHSRMIFNNLEHGIPLLGGQSCLLAMMRGSLGEYLVLTGHELVGADLVWSGLVRRYVSPDAFHVMQLTAERQVEMPEKETEFQLQEHFLQLDSRYSLDRFEWLIHEHFNRSSVASIIRSLERGVSAKKLRSNSSINAELARKWEMKTLDTLTNHVGRHSEEYDIALKLIREVKSYKLQVLKTLDISPKRWIEMRDFVHRPPVSTNDHKTAMMFHSIHSELLLESLQLEVASWLGYLGKVLQLPSGDLWSQSKFSSHPFTPCYRSGFSLSSLPALRRLHPDFDARTGCDHDAVRMKRFCERWSDDFLQRELFLMQRILT, encoded by the exons ATGGGCTTCTTG TTCAGCATTTATTCGGGAATATCGCAAATAAACTCTCTATACCGTCGTCTAGCCGACCTGGAGACGAACGTATACAAGCGTTTCGTTGTATTGACCAGCATGTCCAGGGACATATTCAGCAAAGGGCTGAACTCCCTAGAGATTAATATGTTCAAGGAGGCATTACAACTACTATCGAATCACAAGAATGGAGCGGTACTATACGGGGTTATCCAACGTGCCTTGGATGACTATCTCAGCAACATATGCGACCTATCCTACTTGATACAAAGCTACCAGAAGCCACTGGTTTCATATGCAAACGGCACAGTGG GCGGTTTTGCCACTTCTCTGGTATCGCTTGCGAACGTTAGTGCATGCCACAAACACTCGCGTATGATCTTCAATAACCTTG AACATGGAATTCCACTGTTGGGGGGGCAATCTTGTCTATTGGCTATGATGCGGGGTTCACTGGGTGAATACCTAGTGCTGACAGGCCACGAGTTGGTAGGCGCTGACCTTGTTTGGTCAGGCCTTGTAAGGCGATATGTATCGCCAGATGCGTTTCACGTAATGCAGTTGACGGCGGAG AGACAGGTAGAAATGCCTGAGAAGGAAACGGAATTCCAATTGCAAGAACACTTTTTGCAACTGGACTCCAGGTACTCGTTGGACAGATTTGAATGGTTAATTCACGAACACTTCAACCGATCTTCAGTTGCGTCGATAATTCGCAGTTTGGAACGCGGCGTTTCAGCGAAGAAGCTGCGGTCGAACAGTTCTATAAACGCTGAACTGGCGCGTAAATGGGAAATGAAAACTCTGGACACGTTGACAAATCACGTAGGAAGACATTCTGAGGAGTACGATATCGCTTTAAAATTGATACGCGAAGTGAAATCGTATAAGTTACAGGTATTAAAGACGCTGGATATATCGCCAAAGCGATGGATCGAGATGCGTGATTTCGTACACCGACCTCCCGTTTCCACGAACGATCACAAGACGGCAATGATGTTCCATTCAATCCACAGCGAACTACTGCTGGAATCGCTGCAGTTGGAAGTTGCGTCGTGGTTGGGTTATCTTGGCAAAGTCCTACAATTGCCATCTGGTGATTTGTGGTCGCAATCAAAGTTCTCGTCTCACCCGTTTACGCCTTGTTACCGTTCAGGGTTTTCGCTTTCTTCACTTCCTGCGCTGaggcgactccacccggacTTCGACGCGCGCACCGGCTGCGACCATGACGCTGTTCGCATGAAGCGATTCTGCGAGCGCTGGTCGGACGACTTCTTGCAACGCGAACTTTTCCTCATGCAGCGCATTTTGACGTAG